Proteins co-encoded in one Kribbella solani genomic window:
- a CDS encoding FGGY family carbohydrate kinase: MTKTDDRVLALDLGTSSARALVLSAADAAPIPGALARHKISPTYGHDGSATLDLHEYVEGLLGCLDELQQNGQLDEIGAIVLSSQWHSIVALDNKGGALTPVITWADTRTVDLDLGTAFDEPAFHTRTGAWLHRLYWTRRIPWLLASESPAAFAGLPDLVLERLTGERVTSVSIASGTGTLDLATGAYDDEALDIAGVKPDRLPSIVPTGWTGTLRAEYARRWPGLVGVPVHPPTGDGAASNVGTGGYDIGTAAVTVGTSAAVRVVHPIDDAPELPWELWRYRVDDQRAVTGMAFSAAGNLHAWLTGLLQLESDEPTGVEIGASHAIAIPFMAGTRPPATVPGGSGVYFGLSFDDTAADLLAASLQGASLEIDRGLRQLDALFGRKLDVVLGGGGIDASEWWRRCLTATFDRPTTVCAEPEVGARGAAAIALGLSPSPGGEHLTPVPADAERVAGLRDRYETLRALAVQASAI; this comes from the coding sequence ATGACGAAGACTGACGACCGGGTCCTCGCCCTCGACCTCGGTACGTCGTCCGCGCGAGCGCTGGTGCTGTCCGCCGCCGACGCGGCCCCGATCCCCGGCGCGCTGGCCCGGCACAAGATCTCGCCGACGTACGGTCACGACGGCTCGGCGACGCTCGATCTGCACGAGTACGTCGAGGGGCTGCTCGGCTGCCTTGACGAACTGCAGCAGAACGGTCAGCTGGACGAGATCGGCGCGATCGTGCTGTCCTCGCAGTGGCACTCGATCGTTGCCCTGGACAACAAGGGCGGCGCGCTCACGCCGGTGATCACCTGGGCCGACACCCGGACCGTCGACCTGGACCTCGGTACGGCCTTCGACGAGCCGGCCTTCCACACCCGGACCGGCGCCTGGCTGCACCGGCTGTACTGGACCCGGCGGATCCCCTGGCTGCTCGCCTCCGAATCCCCGGCCGCCTTCGCCGGGTTGCCCGATCTCGTCCTGGAGCGGCTCACCGGCGAACGCGTCACCTCGGTCTCGATCGCCTCCGGCACCGGGACCCTCGACCTCGCGACCGGCGCGTACGACGACGAGGCGCTCGACATCGCCGGGGTGAAACCCGATCGGCTCCCTTCGATCGTCCCGACCGGCTGGACCGGGACATTGCGGGCCGAGTACGCCCGGCGCTGGCCTGGTCTGGTCGGCGTTCCCGTGCATCCGCCGACCGGCGACGGCGCCGCCTCGAACGTCGGGACCGGCGGGTACGACATCGGCACCGCGGCAGTGACAGTAGGGACATCGGCCGCCGTGCGCGTCGTACACCCGATCGACGACGCGCCGGAGCTGCCGTGGGAGCTGTGGCGCTACCGGGTCGACGACCAGCGTGCCGTGACGGGCATGGCGTTCTCCGCCGCCGGGAACCTGCACGCCTGGCTGACCGGCCTGCTGCAGTTGGAGTCCGACGAGCCGACCGGCGTAGAGATCGGCGCGTCGCACGCGATCGCCATCCCGTTCATGGCCGGGACCCGGCCGCCCGCGACGGTGCCTGGCGGCTCGGGCGTGTACTTCGGCCTGTCCTTCGATGACACCGCGGCGGATCTGCTCGCCGCGTCGCTGCAGGGCGCGTCGCTGGAGATCGACCGCGGTCTGCGGCAGCTCGACGCGCTGTTCGGCCGGAAGCTGGATGTGGTCCTCGGCGGCGGCGGGATCGACGCGTCGGAGTGGTGGCGGCGCTGCCTGACTGCCACCTTCGACCGTCCGACCACCGTCTGCGCCGAGCCGGAGGTCGGCGCCCGCGGCGCCGCGGCAATCGCGCTCGGCCTGTCGCCGTCGCCAGGCGGCGAGCACCTCACCCCGGTGCCCGCGGACGCCGAACGGGTAGCCGGGCTGCGCGACAGGTACGAGACGCTCCGCGCGCTGGCTGTGCAGGCCTCAGCGATCTAG
- a CDS encoding alpha,alpha-trehalose-phosphate synthase (UDP-forming) codes for MPNGRSSFVVVANRLPVDRLEMPDGSTAWRRSPGGLVTALAPVMQSHQGAWIGWTGSADEKLDPFDNDGMHLVPVMLTAEDVQLYYEGFSNATLWPLYHDVIVAPEFHREWWESYVAVNRRFAEAAADAADDNADVWVHDYQLQLVPAMLRRLRPDVRIGFFLHIPFPPTELFAQMPWRRQILDGLMGADLVGFQRPGAASNFARLARNRMGLRTRGDRIHLPDDRIVRAKAFPISIDVGELEQLARQPETTARAAELRQEVGNPQHVLLGVDRLDYTKGIRQRMRAFGELLDEKRVSVDDAVFIQVATPSRERVEQYRVLRDEIELLVGRINGEHGKIGTPAINYLHTSYSRTEMAALFRAADVAVVTPLRDGMNLVAKEYVACRYDDTGALVLSEFAGAADEFRQAFLVNPHDINGMKDTIVDAMNTDDRQLGRRMKAMRKHLAAHDVNIWAQTFLRALHDED; via the coding sequence ATGCCGAACGGTAGGAGTTCCTTCGTAGTGGTGGCCAACCGGCTGCCGGTCGACCGACTCGAGATGCCCGACGGCAGCACCGCGTGGCGCCGCAGCCCCGGCGGGCTGGTGACCGCGCTGGCGCCGGTCATGCAGTCCCATCAGGGCGCCTGGATCGGCTGGACCGGCAGTGCGGACGAGAAGCTGGACCCGTTCGACAACGACGGGATGCACCTGGTCCCGGTGATGCTGACGGCCGAGGACGTGCAGCTGTACTACGAGGGGTTCTCGAACGCGACACTGTGGCCGCTGTACCACGACGTGATCGTGGCGCCGGAGTTCCATCGCGAGTGGTGGGAGTCGTACGTCGCGGTGAACCGCCGGTTCGCGGAAGCGGCCGCGGATGCCGCCGACGACAACGCGGACGTCTGGGTGCACGACTACCAGCTGCAGCTGGTGCCGGCGATGCTCCGGCGACTACGTCCGGACGTACGGATCGGGTTCTTCCTGCACATCCCGTTCCCGCCGACCGAGCTGTTCGCGCAGATGCCGTGGCGCCGGCAGATCCTGGACGGGCTGATGGGCGCCGACCTGGTCGGTTTCCAGCGGCCTGGCGCGGCGTCGAACTTCGCCCGGCTGGCCCGGAACCGGATGGGCCTGCGGACCCGCGGCGACCGGATCCACCTGCCCGACGACCGGATCGTCCGGGCGAAGGCGTTCCCGATCTCGATCGACGTCGGCGAGCTGGAGCAGCTGGCCCGCCAGCCGGAGACCACGGCCCGCGCCGCCGAGCTGCGGCAGGAGGTCGGCAACCCGCAGCACGTCCTGCTCGGCGTGGACCGGCTGGACTACACCAAGGGCATCCGGCAACGGATGCGGGCGTTCGGTGAGCTGCTGGACGAGAAGCGGGTGTCGGTGGACGACGCCGTCTTCATCCAGGTCGCCACGCCGTCCCGGGAGCGCGTCGAGCAGTACCGGGTGCTCCGCGACGAGATCGAGCTGCTGGTCGGCCGGATCAACGGCGAGCACGGCAAGATCGGTACGCCGGCGATCAACTACCTGCACACGTCGTACTCGCGGACCGAGATGGCCGCGCTGTTCCGGGCGGCCGACGTGGCCGTGGTGACACCGTTGCGGGACGGCATGAACCTGGTCGCGAAGGAGTACGTCGCCTGCCGGTACGACGACACCGGCGCGCTGGTACTGAGCGAATTCGCCGGTGCGGCGGACGAGTTCCGGCAAGCTTTCCTCGTGAACCCGCATGACATCAACGGTATGAAGGACACCATCGTCGACGCGATGAACACCGACGACCGCCAGCTCGGCCGCCGGATGAAGGCGATGCGCAAGCACCTCGCCGCGCACGACGTGAACATCTGGGCCCAGACCTTCCTGCGGGCACTGCATGACGAAGACTGA